A genomic segment from Kyrpidia tusciae DSM 2912 encodes:
- a CDS encoding YwmB family TATA-box binding protein — protein MRKIGFLGLTVCAVVAWISLYSGQFTLAESVAPTAFLEKAFSATGARVEGYGVHHWSILNHELMSTDQLKRMAARLNATLQLRDTREWVYDQGDQRVFQLQGWWPGGTSGVLVITSLKTDSQPDTTLVLRVEHTGPGTDGLAAAYDRVKQTVASAGQTPRIDSCLYGSLSDRMSETERQNRIAQALASVRAKEVEALRTPLVTSVSAYSPQTKEYILTGGKKMNLQIAVHDDAYGNKTRVVVGTPIVTVEY, from the coding sequence ATGCGAAAAATCGGTTTTCTCGGTTTGACGGTCTGTGCGGTGGTGGCGTGGATTTCCTTGTATAGTGGCCAGTTTACCCTGGCGGAGTCGGTGGCTCCCACGGCGTTCTTGGAGAAAGCGTTTTCGGCCACCGGCGCCCGGGTGGAAGGATACGGGGTTCATCATTGGTCCATCCTCAACCATGAACTGATGTCCACCGATCAATTGAAACGAATGGCGGCGAGACTCAATGCCACCTTGCAACTTCGCGACACCCGGGAGTGGGTTTACGACCAAGGCGATCAGCGGGTCTTCCAGCTCCAGGGCTGGTGGCCGGGCGGCACCTCGGGCGTGCTGGTCATCACGTCCCTCAAAACGGACTCCCAGCCCGATACAACCCTGGTGCTCCGGGTTGAGCATACCGGACCGGGCACCGACGGCCTGGCGGCGGCCTACGATCGGGTCAAACAGACGGTTGCATCCGCCGGCCAGACCCCTCGAATTGACTCTTGTCTATACGGAAGCCTCAGTGATAGAATGAGCGAGACAGAGCGCCAAAACCGGATTGCTCAAGCGTTGGCTTCGGTCCGGGCCAAGGAGGTCGAAGCCCTGCGCACGCCTCTGGTGACCAGCGTCTCTGCCTATTCTCCCCAAACGAAAGAGTACATACTAACGGGCGGCAAAAAGATGAATTTGCAGATCGCTGTACACGATGACGCGTACGGGAACAAGACCCGGGTAGTGGTGGGGACTCCGATCGTCACCGTGGAGTATTAG
- a CDS encoding DUF1146 family protein, which translates to MPLDLLPSPGPSGALAVLLLLFALVIAWYALGQVKWGIFLKDGGSPQAKVLRLLLAIALAWTLVQFISAYMFAWRMLKTLFTG; encoded by the coding sequence ATGCCCCTGGATCTCTTGCCTTCGCCCGGGCCCTCGGGCGCCCTGGCCGTCTTGCTCCTTCTTTTTGCCCTGGTCATCGCCTGGTACGCCCTGGGCCAGGTGAAATGGGGGATTTTCCTGAAAGACGGCGGCAGTCCCCAGGCCAAGGTGCTGCGGTTGCTCCTCGCCATCGCCCTGGCGTGGACACTCGTCCAATTCATCAGCGCCTACATGTTCGCCTGGCGCATGCTGAAAACTCTGTTCACGGGCTGA
- a CDS encoding MFS transporter — MEPSTAEQSLARQPVWKALWIVSLGHFLNDTMTTLVPSLLPLFQSHLGLSYIELGVLVLVANVTSSMVQPIIGAWTDRHPKAWLLPAGEFVVGAGAAAMGFAPSYGWLLVLVALLGAGSAAFHPEASRAAHLAAGAQKGTAQSIFQVGGNAGQAIAPLVVSLLFVHTGLHGSIWLLVPAMLAAGALATIVPWYGAKAKVKVPRVVRTASGTGAAGAVVLLLAVVTFRSWMQAGLSGFLPLYYVNVRGLSTSVAEVYTALFLLAGAVGTFIGGPLSDRIGKRRLILISMAGAIPFSLVLPYAHGIWAAVDVVLLGFIVLSTFAVTVVFGQELMPGRIGLVSGLMIGLAVGMGGVGASLAGYVADRFGITTAIEILAALPLLAAVLAWWLPEDRPLSPRGRPAPKPHH, encoded by the coding sequence GTGGAACCGAGCACCGCAGAACAGTCGTTGGCTAGGCAGCCGGTGTGGAAGGCCTTGTGGATCGTATCCCTGGGCCACTTCCTGAACGACACCATGACCACCCTGGTCCCTTCATTGCTGCCGTTATTTCAAAGCCACCTCGGGCTGAGTTATATCGAGCTGGGCGTGCTCGTCCTTGTCGCCAACGTGACGTCCTCGATGGTGCAACCGATCATTGGCGCTTGGACGGATCGGCACCCCAAGGCATGGCTGCTCCCCGCCGGGGAGTTCGTCGTGGGTGCCGGCGCGGCGGCCATGGGGTTCGCGCCGAGTTACGGATGGTTATTGGTTCTGGTGGCGCTGCTCGGCGCGGGCTCGGCTGCGTTTCACCCCGAGGCCAGCCGGGCGGCCCACCTGGCGGCCGGGGCTCAAAAGGGCACTGCCCAATCGATTTTCCAGGTGGGGGGCAACGCCGGACAGGCCATCGCCCCTCTGGTCGTGAGCCTCTTGTTTGTTCACACCGGCCTTCATGGCAGCATTTGGCTGCTGGTGCCGGCGATGCTCGCCGCCGGGGCGCTGGCGACTATCGTGCCCTGGTACGGGGCCAAGGCCAAGGTCAAAGTCCCCCGGGTGGTGCGCACCGCGAGCGGGACGGGTGCGGCCGGGGCGGTCGTTCTTCTGCTCGCGGTCGTGACCTTTCGATCCTGGATGCAGGCCGGGCTGTCGGGTTTTCTGCCCTTGTACTACGTGAACGTCCGGGGTCTGTCCACCTCCGTGGCGGAGGTCTATACCGCCCTGTTCCTTCTGGCCGGGGCGGTGGGGACTTTTATCGGCGGCCCTCTTTCGGACCGGATCGGGAAGCGCCGGCTGATCCTCATCTCCATGGCCGGGGCCATTCCCTTTTCCTTGGTTCTGCCCTATGCCCACGGCATATGGGCGGCGGTGGACGTCGTGCTCCTGGGCTTTATCGTCCTGTCCACCTTTGCCGTTACCGTCGTCTTTGGCCAGGAGCTCATGCCCGGGCGCATCGGTCTTGTGTCGGGGCTGATGATCGGCTTGGCGGTGGGAATGGGGGGCGTCGGCGCCTCTTTGGCGGGATACGTGGCCGACAGGTTCGGCATCACCACGGCCATCGAGATTCTTGCCGCGTTGCCCTTGCTGGCTGCGGTGCTCGCCTGGTGGCTGCCTGAAGACCGGCCCCTGTCGCCCCGGGGCCGACCGGCGCCAAAACCCCACCACTAG
- a CDS encoding NADH-quinone oxidoreductase subunit N, with protein sequence MSTILQGFTWSQVWWVMGPEIVLIGGGFVLMLLDALLPPGVKRATLANGLGVIALAWAGVLVFRRFGHTAALGPGSYVLDDYALVFKLLFIGITFLILLLSVDEHGQIDVARGEYTYLLLFATVGAMVMASSVDLVTLFVGLEILSVSSYILVGVRKTSKSAEGAMKYLVLGAIATACVLFGMSYIYGVTGTTNLAEAGYALYLAWDSYRAIVVIGMLLMLAGFSVKISVVPFHMWAPDVYEGAPMPITAFLAAASKAAGFAMLIRVFLYGFASHFPEWGGLWIGIAAVTMVVGNLLAIVQRNVKRMLAYSSIGQAGYLLVPFAALTGAYHGGNLLQGLSALYFYLAAYALMTAGAFAVLTVVAHHARSEDVDAFTGLFRRSPLLAGAMTVFLTAMAGMPLTSGFTGKFFIALGAINTGYYWLAGLMFLTSVMAFAYYFGLIRRMYLQEPYGPPELWGTPATVALVVAIALVGTIGLGVAPGVMMHSLPSLNWFGQ encoded by the coding sequence ATGTCGACGATACTGCAAGGGTTCACTTGGAGTCAAGTCTGGTGGGTCATGGGGCCGGAGATCGTACTGATCGGCGGAGGGTTTGTTCTTATGCTCCTCGATGCGCTTTTGCCGCCGGGTGTGAAGAGGGCGACTCTCGCCAACGGCCTCGGGGTGATCGCTTTGGCCTGGGCGGGTGTGCTCGTCTTTCGCCGGTTTGGGCACACGGCGGCCCTGGGGCCCGGCAGCTATGTGCTCGACGATTATGCGCTGGTCTTCAAGCTGTTGTTTATCGGCATCACGTTTTTGATTCTGCTCCTATCCGTGGATGAGCACGGACAGATCGACGTGGCCCGGGGAGAATATACGTACCTGTTGCTCTTCGCGACGGTGGGAGCCATGGTCATGGCTTCGTCGGTGGATTTGGTCACCCTCTTCGTGGGGTTAGAGATTCTTTCGGTTTCTTCCTATATTCTGGTGGGCGTCCGGAAGACCTCGAAATCGGCCGAAGGAGCGATGAAATACCTGGTCCTCGGGGCCATTGCCACTGCCTGTGTGCTCTTCGGGATGTCTTATATCTACGGCGTCACCGGCACCACGAACCTCGCCGAAGCGGGGTACGCCCTGTACCTGGCCTGGGACAGCTACCGGGCCATTGTGGTGATCGGGATGCTTTTGATGCTGGCGGGATTCTCGGTCAAAATCTCAGTGGTGCCTTTCCACATGTGGGCGCCGGATGTGTACGAAGGGGCCCCGATGCCGATCACCGCCTTCCTGGCCGCGGCGTCGAAGGCGGCGGGCTTTGCCATGCTGATCCGGGTGTTTCTCTACGGATTTGCCAGTCATTTTCCAGAATGGGGCGGGCTGTGGATCGGCATCGCGGCGGTTACCATGGTGGTGGGGAATCTTCTCGCCATCGTCCAGCGCAACGTCAAGCGGATGCTCGCCTATTCAAGCATTGGGCAAGCCGGGTACCTGCTGGTTCCCTTCGCCGCATTGACGGGGGCTTATCACGGCGGGAATCTGCTCCAAGGCTTATCGGCGCTCTACTTTTATCTCGCCGCCTACGCCCTGATGACGGCGGGCGCCTTTGCGGTCCTCACCGTCGTGGCGCACCACGCCCGGTCGGAGGATGTGGACGCCTTTACCGGGCTCTTTCGCCGGTCCCCACTTTTGGCCGGGGCGATGACCGTCTTTCTCACGGCCATGGCCGGGATGCCCTTGACGTCGGGATTCACGGGCAAATTTTTCATCGCTCTCGGGGCGATCAACACCGGGTACTACTGGCTGGCGGGGCTGATGTTTCTCACCAGCGTGATGGCTTTCGCGTACTATTTTGGCTTAATCAGGCGCATGTATCTTCAAGAACCCTACGGGCCGCCCGAGCTGTGGGGGACGCCGGCCACCGTCGCCCTGGTGGTGGCCATCGCCTTGGTCGGGACCATCGGTCTCGGGGTGGCGCCGGGGGTGATGATGCACAGCCTGCCGAGTTTGAATTGGTTTGGGCAATAG
- a CDS encoding complex I subunit 4 family protein, with product MHAAVLWIVLIPLAAGLTSWLAPKNNSSIPRAAALLGSLLSALLVGVVYLGYDPAAGGVQFAFTKSWFTIGDALADMPVQVTLGFGADGLSLPLLALTGVVGFAAVWASHGVRTRANEYYGWLMILLAALYGVFAATDLFLLFFFLELTLVPMYFLIGIWGGEERKKAATKFLIYRGMSSVGLVVAFFGIAYLSGKVGGGMTFDIASLTQQLHSGGAAAGLAPVAGALFLLLFAAILVEEALVPFHTWLPFVHSQAPAAVNMLLGGVVVKTGAYLFLRVAGGMMPAMVARYALLVAVIGVINILWAGLIAFVQEDWRRLLAYTTISHMGVFLLAAASMTPAGLQGALFVAVSSGLLTALLFAGVGIIGERAGTVEMAALGGLSKPMPHVSGLLLTGALGSLGLPGMGQFVGEILSFSGSFSVFPRLSAFGIIGILLAAVYLLWAIQRTTFGPTPATKEGLRDGTPSEVLPMVLLLIAVIGVGVFPAVIGQTAGGTLAALAAGIGG from the coding sequence ATGCATGCGGCCGTGTTGTGGATCGTTCTTATCCCGCTGGCAGCCGGTCTCACCAGTTGGCTCGCTCCGAAAAACAATTCGTCCATACCCCGGGCTGCGGCGCTCCTGGGAAGTCTCCTCTCAGCCCTGCTGGTTGGGGTGGTGTATCTGGGGTATGATCCGGCGGCGGGCGGCGTGCAGTTTGCCTTCACCAAATCGTGGTTCACCATCGGCGATGCCCTGGCGGACATGCCGGTACAGGTGACTTTGGGTTTTGGAGCGGACGGGCTCTCTCTACCCCTTCTCGCCCTCACCGGAGTGGTGGGATTTGCCGCGGTGTGGGCCTCCCACGGTGTCCGCACCCGGGCCAATGAGTATTACGGTTGGCTCATGATCCTCCTGGCCGCTTTGTACGGGGTATTCGCCGCCACGGATCTGTTCCTGCTCTTTTTCTTCCTGGAACTCACCCTGGTGCCGATGTACTTTTTGATCGGGATCTGGGGCGGGGAGGAGCGGAAAAAGGCGGCAACGAAATTTCTGATATACCGGGGGATGTCCAGCGTCGGCCTGGTGGTGGCGTTCTTTGGGATTGCTTATCTGTCGGGGAAAGTCGGCGGAGGCATGACCTTTGATATCGCCTCCCTCACCCAGCAGCTTCACAGCGGCGGAGCGGCGGCCGGGCTGGCGCCGGTGGCCGGAGCGTTGTTCTTGTTGCTGTTTGCCGCTATCCTGGTGGAAGAGGCCTTGGTGCCTTTTCACACGTGGCTCCCTTTTGTACACAGTCAAGCTCCGGCCGCGGTCAATATGCTGCTCGGCGGCGTGGTGGTAAAGACCGGCGCGTACTTATTTCTCCGGGTGGCCGGGGGGATGATGCCCGCCATGGTGGCCCGGTACGCCCTGCTGGTGGCGGTGATCGGCGTCATTAACATTCTGTGGGCCGGACTCATCGCCTTTGTCCAAGAGGACTGGCGGCGGCTCCTCGCTTATACGACCATCAGCCACATGGGCGTCTTTCTTTTAGCCGCAGCTTCCATGACGCCAGCGGGCCTCCAGGGGGCTTTGTTTGTGGCGGTCTCCTCCGGGCTGCTCACGGCACTGCTTTTCGCCGGGGTCGGCATTATCGGAGAGCGGGCGGGCACCGTGGAGATGGCGGCCCTGGGCGGGCTGTCCAAGCCCATGCCCCACGTCTCCGGGCTGTTGTTGACGGGGGCGCTCGGCTCCCTGGGGCTGCCGGGAATGGGCCAGTTTGTGGGAGAGATTCTCTCTTTTAGCGGATCCTTTTCGGTGTTCCCTCGACTTTCCGCTTTTGGCATCATCGGGATCCTCCTGGCGGCGGTGTACCTGTTGTGGGCCATTCAACGCACCACCTTCGGCCCGACCCCCGCGACCAAGGAAGGCCTTCGGGACGGGACGCCGAGTGAAGTGCTGCCAATGGTACTGCTGCTCATCGCCGTCATCGGCGTCGGCGTATTCCCCGCGGTGATCGGCCAGACCGCAGGCGGCACCTTGGCTGCCCTGGCTGCGGGAATCGGGGGGTGA
- the nuoL gene encoding NADH-quinone oxidoreductase subunit L gives MIAHAWLVPAVPLIGYLLLLAMGRRVHEGVAASIGVVATLISLVLSLMIFGDVARGGGQPPYLWNWLTFGPGPAHTWHVGFEVNPLNALMLVVVSFVSTLVLLFSRGYMHGDPRFGVFYQYLLLFVFSMLGLVISPNFLQLYVFWELVGLCSYLLVGFWYYKPEAAAAAKKSFVVTRLGDVGLLSGIILLYLATGSFDYEDIARAVQSGNLQVGWISAQGMATLGALLIFFGAVGKSAQFPLHVWLPDAMEGPTPVSALIHAATMVAAGVYLVARAFPLFAASPAALDVVAYIGGITAILGAAIGLTQRDIKRVIAYSTISQLGYMMMGLGVAAYTAGVFHLFTHAFFKALLFLAAGSVIHAVDTQDLAKMGGLWRRMPMTAWTFLFGALALSGIPPFAGFWSKDDILAATLAAGRPALYVLGTVAAFFTAFYIFRVFFLTFTGRYRGERIPRESGWVMTLPLIILALMALGAGVVGAPFAGLPLERFLGEPTGAMAVSAGPGVMAVSTVVGLLGIGLAWLMYGKKSISAEAWSRALSPLYNLSFHKFYFDELYQAVIVRPAFGLGRVFDWVDRWIIDGIVTLIGGGTKAASSALRRIQTGQVQTYGLITLLGIVALIAVSWSLLWGVHS, from the coding sequence ATGATCGCGCATGCCTGGCTCGTGCCCGCTGTCCCCTTGATCGGGTACCTTCTGCTTCTCGCCATGGGGCGCCGGGTGCACGAGGGGGTCGCTGCGAGTATCGGCGTGGTGGCCACCCTGATCTCCCTGGTCCTTTCGCTGATGATTTTTGGCGACGTGGCCCGGGGAGGTGGACAACCGCCGTACCTCTGGAACTGGCTGACCTTCGGACCGGGGCCGGCCCACACCTGGCACGTGGGGTTCGAGGTCAACCCGCTGAACGCTTTGATGCTCGTGGTCGTCAGCTTTGTCAGCACCCTGGTCCTGCTGTTCTCCAGGGGATATATGCACGGCGATCCCCGGTTCGGGGTCTTTTATCAGTACCTGTTGCTCTTTGTCTTCTCGATGCTCGGCCTGGTGATCTCACCGAATTTCCTTCAGCTGTACGTGTTTTGGGAGCTGGTCGGGCTGTGCTCGTATCTGCTGGTGGGCTTCTGGTACTACAAGCCGGAGGCTGCGGCGGCGGCGAAAAAATCTTTTGTCGTCACCCGTCTCGGCGATGTCGGGCTCCTGTCGGGGATCATCCTGCTGTATCTGGCGACGGGATCCTTTGATTACGAAGACATTGCCCGAGCCGTCCAGTCCGGGAATCTCCAGGTCGGCTGGATCAGTGCCCAGGGCATGGCGACGTTGGGAGCTTTATTGATTTTTTTCGGCGCGGTGGGAAAATCCGCCCAGTTTCCCCTACACGTCTGGCTCCCGGACGCCATGGAAGGCCCCACTCCGGTGTCGGCCCTCATTCACGCGGCGACCATGGTGGCGGCCGGGGTGTATTTGGTGGCCCGGGCGTTTCCCTTGTTTGCCGCGTCGCCGGCGGCCTTGGACGTGGTGGCTTATATTGGCGGAATCACCGCGATTCTCGGGGCGGCCATCGGCTTGACCCAACGGGACATCAAGCGGGTGATCGCTTATTCCACCATCAGCCAACTGGGGTACATGATGATGGGCCTTGGGGTGGCGGCGTATACGGCCGGTGTATTCCACCTATTCACCCATGCCTTTTTCAAGGCGCTTTTGTTTCTGGCGGCGGGAAGTGTCATCCACGCCGTGGACACCCAGGATCTCGCGAAGATGGGCGGGCTCTGGCGGCGGATGCCGATGACGGCGTGGACGTTCTTGTTCGGGGCCTTGGCATTGTCCGGCATTCCACCCTTCGCGGGGTTCTGGTCCAAGGATGACATCCTGGCCGCGACCCTGGCGGCGGGACGGCCGGCGCTCTACGTCCTCGGCACCGTGGCGGCGTTTTTTACTGCTTTCTACATCTTCCGGGTGTTCTTCCTGACCTTCACCGGCCGCTACCGGGGCGAGCGGATTCCCAGGGAGAGCGGGTGGGTCATGACGCTGCCCTTGATCATTCTCGCCCTGATGGCCCTGGGGGCCGGGGTGGTTGGCGCGCCTTTCGCGGGTCTTCCTTTGGAGCGGTTTCTCGGGGAACCGACCGGGGCCATGGCGGTTTCGGCCGGCCCGGGGGTGATGGCGGTGTCCACGGTGGTGGGCCTGCTGGGAATCGGTTTGGCCTGGCTGATGTACGGAAAGAAGTCGATTTCCGCCGAAGCCTGGAGCCGGGCGCTGTCCCCCCTTTACAACCTGTCTTTTCACAAATTCTATTTTGACGAGTTGTATCAGGCGGTGATTGTCCGTCCGGCCTTTGGCCTTGGCCGGGTGTTCGACTGGGTGGACCGGTGGATCATCGACGGGATCGTCACCCTGATCGGGGGCGGCACCAAGGCGGCCTCATCAGCTCTGCGTCGAATCCAGACCGGTCAAGTTCAGACCTACGGGCTGATCACTCTGCTCGGGATCGTCGCGCTCATCGCCGTGTCCTGGTCGTTGTTGTGGGGGGTGCATTCCTGA
- the nuoK gene encoding NADH-quinone oxidoreductase subunit NuoK: MAPIGSFLALAAILFCIGLYGALTKRNIIIVLLSIELMLNAANLNLIAFSRLGASANVAGQVFGLFSMTVAAAEVAVGLAILIALYRNRNSSDVRDMNLMKW; the protein is encoded by the coding sequence ATGGCGCCGATCGGATCCTTTCTGGCTTTGGCGGCGATTCTGTTTTGTATCGGGCTGTACGGGGCGCTGACCAAGCGCAACATCATCATCGTCCTGTTGTCCATCGAGCTGATGCTCAACGCCGCCAACCTGAACCTGATCGCCTTTTCCCGCCTCGGGGCCAGCGCCAATGTGGCCGGGCAGGTGTTCGGTCTGTTCAGCATGACTGTGGCAGCGGCGGAAGTGGCCGTAGGCTTGGCCATCTTGATCGCCCTGTACCGGAACCGCAACAGCAGCGACGTGCGGGACATGAATCTGATGAAATGGTGA
- a CDS encoding NADH-quinone oxidoreductase subunit J, which produces MTNWFGGLAWTGQTVAFFVLAVVVVLAAVMLLQFRKVMYMALSIGLVFLGMAGMYVLLGADFLAFAQILIYAGAITILMLFAIMLTRHDEVEEEERAGLRQWLAGLGAVALGAAMLWAIRTTTWPAAPAQPPWPAQNSVTALAEMLFTNYVVPFELVSVLLTVALVGAVILARKGD; this is translated from the coding sequence GTGACTAACTGGTTTGGCGGGCTCGCCTGGACCGGGCAGACCGTGGCCTTTTTCGTGCTTGCCGTCGTCGTCGTGTTGGCGGCGGTGATGCTGCTGCAATTCCGCAAGGTCATGTACATGGCCTTGTCCATTGGCCTCGTATTCCTGGGCATGGCGGGCATGTACGTCCTGCTCGGGGCGGATTTTCTCGCCTTTGCCCAAATCCTGATTTACGCCGGGGCCATCACGATCCTGATGCTCTTTGCCATCATGTTGACCCGGCACGATGAAGTGGAGGAAGAGGAACGGGCTGGCCTGCGGCAATGGTTGGCGGGTTTGGGGGCGGTGGCCCTGGGGGCCGCGATGCTTTGGGCAATCCGCACCACGACCTGGCCGGCAGCCCCGGCCCAGCCCCCGTGGCCGGCCCAAAACAGCGTCACCGCCTTGGCGGAGATGCTCTTCACCAATTATGTGGTGCCTTTTGAACTGGTGTCGGTGCTGCTCACCGTGGCCCTTGTGGGCGCGGTGATCCTGGCGAGAAAGGGGGACTAG
- a CDS encoding NuoI/complex I 23 kDa subunit family protein, with protein sequence MFGFLKGLAVTISQLPKKKVTLQYPDVRPQWPERFRGIHQLSVERCIVCGQCARICPTSCISLSGTRGEDRKLHLDTFDISFEICILCDLCTEVCPTEAIKMTDEFELAAYSRDQLYKNIEWLHENYVRHDGAKELAEAERPAALVGKAGEGRD encoded by the coding sequence ATGTTCGGCTTTCTCAAGGGCTTGGCGGTTACCATCAGCCAACTGCCAAAAAAGAAGGTGACCCTGCAGTATCCCGACGTCCGGCCCCAGTGGCCCGAACGCTTCCGGGGGATTCACCAGCTCAGCGTCGAGCGGTGTATCGTCTGTGGGCAGTGCGCCCGCATCTGCCCGACGAGCTGCATCTCGTTGTCCGGGACCCGGGGCGAAGATCGGAAACTGCACCTGGACACCTTCGATATCAGCTTTGAAATTTGTATTCTCTGCGACCTGTGCACCGAGGTGTGTCCCACCGAGGCGATCAAGATGACCGACGAGTTCGAGCTGGCCGCCTACAGCCGGGATCAGTTGTACAAGAACATCGAATGGCTCCATGAGAACTATGTCCGCCACGACGGGGCGAAAGAGCTTGCGGAAGCCGAGCGCCCTGCCGCCCTGGTCGGGAAAGCGGGTGAGGGCCGTGACTAA
- the nuoH gene encoding NADH-quinone oxidoreductase subunit NuoH, protein MVQFFDWVHQALTWGTVLKMVAGAVIVLLFVLGVVTYMLYFERKVIGWMQLRIGPNRVGPLGLFQSFADVLKLLTKEDIVPAEADKPLFLIAPIIAFIPSFVVLAVIPWSASHVFTADISVALLYYLALSSITIVGIMLGGWASNNKYSLLGGMRSAAQMISYEIPLGMSLLGVILLAGSLNIADIVAAQERFMWFIIPQFLGFCVFIVAATAEVNRTPFDLPEAESELVAGYHTEYSGFRFALYMLAEYLYVFAISCLGATLFFGGWSGPLLPGWLWFTIKVTAFIFFFVWLRATMPRIRADQLMSFSWKFLLPLALVNIVLTSVIKYWVNAG, encoded by the coding sequence ATGGTCCAATTCTTCGACTGGGTCCATCAGGCCCTCACCTGGGGAACGGTGCTCAAAATGGTCGCCGGTGCCGTGATTGTGCTGCTTTTTGTTCTCGGCGTGGTGACGTACATGCTCTACTTCGAGCGAAAGGTCATCGGGTGGATGCAGCTGCGGATCGGGCCCAACCGCGTGGGCCCCTTGGGCTTGTTCCAATCCTTTGCCGATGTTCTGAAGCTGCTGACCAAAGAGGACATCGTGCCGGCCGAGGCGGACAAACCTTTGTTTCTCATCGCGCCCATCATCGCGTTTATCCCGAGCTTCGTGGTGCTCGCGGTCATTCCCTGGTCGGCCAGTCACGTGTTTACGGCAGACATCTCCGTGGCATTGCTGTACTACCTGGCCCTGTCGTCCATCACCATCGTCGGGATCATGCTCGGCGGTTGGGCGTCCAACAACAAGTACTCTCTTCTCGGCGGCATGCGTTCCGCCGCCCAGATGATCAGTTATGAGATCCCTCTGGGGATGTCTCTGCTGGGGGTCATCCTTTTGGCGGGATCTCTCAACATCGCCGATATCGTTGCAGCCCAGGAGCGGTTTATGTGGTTTATCATCCCGCAGTTCCTGGGGTTCTGCGTGTTTATTGTGGCGGCCACGGCGGAAGTGAACCGGACCCCGTTCGACCTTCCGGAAGCGGAGTCGGAGCTGGTCGCGGGGTACCACACCGAGTATTCGGGGTTCCGCTTCGCCTTGTACATGCTCGCCGAATACCTGTACGTGTTCGCCATCTCCTGCCTTGGGGCCACCCTCTTTTTCGGCGGCTGGTCGGGCCCCCTCCTGCCTGGGTGGCTGTGGTTTACCATCAAGGTCACGGCGTTCATCTTTTTCTTTGTCTGGCTTCGGGCGACCATGCCCCGGATCCGGGCCGACCAGTTGATGAGCTTCAGTTGGAAGTTTCTCTTGCCCCTGGCGCTCGTCAACATCGTTTTGACCAGCGTCATTAAATATTGGGTGAACGCGGGGTGA
- a CDS encoding NADH-quinone oxidoreductase subunit D, whose product MADTRTEEMLMNVGPQHPSTHGVLQVVVKLDGETIVEADPVIGYLHRGTEKLAEDLQYTQIIPYTDRMDYLAAMLNNYALVHAVEEAMDLEVPERAEYLRVIVMELNRIASHLLFIGTYLLDLGAMSPFLYAFQDRERIVQLFNEISGARLTYNYMRIGGVKWDAPPGWIDKVREFVPHMRESLKMLDDLITGNEIFLNRVRGIGAYDADTAIAYSLSGVNLRCTGLKWDLRKNRPYSVYDRFDFEIPVGEHGDCYDRYILHLREMEQSLRIVEQACEQIPDGPVMGKAPKFVRPPAGEYYSAIEGARGELGVYFVSDGKDKPYRVKFRRPSFVNLQLLPSLLQGQSMANLIAILGAVDIVLGEVDC is encoded by the coding sequence ATGGCGGATACGCGAACGGAAGAAATGCTGATGAATGTCGGCCCCCAACACCCATCCACCCACGGGGTGCTGCAGGTGGTCGTAAAATTGGACGGCGAAACGATCGTCGAGGCGGATCCGGTGATCGGCTACCTGCATCGGGGGACGGAAAAATTGGCGGAGGATCTGCAGTACACCCAGATCATCCCTTACACCGACCGTATGGATTACTTGGCGGCAATGCTCAACAATTACGCCCTGGTGCACGCCGTCGAGGAGGCCATGGACCTGGAGGTTCCCGAGCGGGCGGAGTACCTCCGGGTCATCGTCATGGAACTCAACCGCATCGCCTCGCACCTGCTCTTTATCGGCACGTATCTCCTCGACCTCGGGGCCATGAGTCCCTTTTTGTATGCATTTCAAGACCGGGAGCGGATCGTGCAACTGTTCAACGAGATCAGCGGAGCGAGGTTAACGTACAACTATATGCGGATCGGCGGCGTGAAGTGGGATGCGCCCCCGGGCTGGATCGACAAGGTGCGGGAGTTTGTGCCCCACATGCGGGAAAGCTTGAAGATGCTCGACGACCTGATCACCGGCAACGAGATCTTTCTCAACCGCGTCCGGGGCATCGGCGCCTATGATGCGGACACGGCCATCGCCTACTCCCTGTCCGGAGTGAATTTGCGCTGTACCGGACTGAAATGGGATCTTCGAAAAAATCGGCCCTATTCTGTCTACGACCGCTTTGACTTCGAGATTCCCGTGGGCGAGCACGGCGACTGTTATGACCGGTACATCCTGCATCTCCGCGAGATGGAACAATCTCTTCGCATTGTGGAGCAGGCCTGCGAGCAGATTCCCGATGGTCCGGTGATGGGCAAGGCTCCGAAGTTCGTCCGGCCTCCCGCCGGCGAGTATTACAGCGCCATCGAAGGGGCCCGGGGGGAACTCGGGGTGTATTTTGTCAGCGATGGAAAGGATAAGCCCTACCGGGTGAAGTTTCGCCGGCCGTCTTTTGTCAATCTGCAGCTGTTGCCCTCTCTGCTCCAAGGGCAGAGCATGGCCAATCTGATCGCGATTCTCGGCGCCGTGGACATCGTTCTGGGGGAGGTGGATTGCTGA